A genome region from Yoonia vestfoldensis includes the following:
- a CDS encoding AzlD domain-containing protein, which translates to MTYTTFEIWLIIAILGIGTFLIRFSFLGLIGDRPMPPVVLKLLRFTPVAVLPGMVAPLVLWPAATQGTPDPARMVAAVVTVAVGVKTRSAIWGIAAGIGTLYLALWLFAIR; encoded by the coding sequence ATGACCTATACCACTTTCGAGATCTGGCTGATCATCGCGATCCTTGGGATCGGGACCTTTCTGATCCGGTTTTCGTTTCTGGGGTTGATCGGTGATCGGCCGATGCCGCCTGTCGTGCTGAAACTGCTGCGTTTCACGCCGGTTGCGGTTTTGCCGGGGATGGTGGCGCCGCTTGTGCTCTGGCCTGCTGCGACGCAGGGCACGCCCGATCCTGCGCGGATGGTCGCGGCTGTCGTGACGGTGGCCGTGGGCGTCAAGACCCGCAGCGCGATCTGGGGGATCGCTGCGGGGATCGGGACGCTTTATCTGGCGCTGTGGTTATTCGCTATTCGCTAA
- a CDS encoding AzlC family ABC transporter permease gives MTSSTVKSPAPSAYWAGLRDGSPFVLMAVPFATLFGVVATDAGLTVGQAMGFTVLVIAGAAQFAAVQMMMEDAGIAFVLLAALAVNLRMAMYSASLVPYLGAAPLWQRALVAYLNFDQTYITSVARYEARPDMRMQDRVLYFLGVATPITPLWFIMTLVGIMVGSAIPEAWALDFIVPIMFLAMVSPMLKSLAHVAAAAVSVSVALALVGLPSGTGLLVAAAAAMVTGALVETWMERRKP, from the coding sequence ATGACAAGTTCCACCGTCAAATCCCCTGCGCCATCCGCCTATTGGGCGGGGCTGCGCGATGGCAGTCCTTTCGTGCTGATGGCCGTGCCTTTCGCGACTTTGTTCGGCGTGGTGGCGACTGATGCGGGGCTAACGGTCGGCCAGGCGATGGGGTTCACGGTTCTGGTCATCGCGGGGGCTGCGCAATTTGCCGCCGTGCAGATGATGATGGAGGATGCGGGCATCGCCTTTGTCCTGCTGGCCGCATTGGCGGTCAATCTGCGCATGGCGATGTATTCGGCATCCTTGGTGCCCTATCTGGGGGCCGCCCCTTTGTGGCAACGTGCGCTGGTGGCCTATCTGAATTTCGACCAGACCTATATCACCTCTGTCGCCCGCTATGAGGCGCGCCCCGACATGCGCATGCAGGACCGTGTCTTGTATTTCCTGGGGGTGGCCACACCGATCACGCCTTTGTGGTTCATCATGACCTTGGTCGGGATCATGGTTGGATCCGCCATTCCCGAGGCCTGGGCGCTGGATTTCATCGTGCCGATCATGTTCCTGGCCATGGTGTCGCCGATGCTGAAATCGCTGGCCCATGTGGCGGCGGCGGCTGTGTCGGTCAGCGTCGCGCTGGCGCTGGTCGGGCTGCCTTCGGGCACCGGGTTGCTGGTGGCGGCGGCGGCGGCGATGGTGACGGGCGCGCTGGTCGAGACCTGGATGGAAAGGCGCAAGCCATGA
- a CDS encoding formate dehydrogenase accessory sulfurtransferase FdhD, which translates to MARLDDLSSYLIAPDPAADRLTRAVTGTDQTGAPIDLRVIEERPLTIYLNGQEIVTAMTIGDYPRYLALGFLRNQGMLRADDTVTGIDYDEELETVVVRTASKTTFEDKLRKKTRTSGCAVGTVFGDMMEGLAGVTLPDMPLRTSDLYALAATINRTPSLYLSAGAIHGTVLCQGARPLVYMEDVGRHNAVDKIAGWMHHHKVEAGDKLLYTTGRLTSEMVIKTALMGIPALASRSGFTAWGVEIAREIGLTLIGRMKGQRFVCLAGEDRLIRDADPAAIPDEPARAGRKAAT; encoded by the coding sequence TTGGCACGACTTGATGATCTTTCCTCCTATCTGATCGCCCCCGATCCGGCAGCAGACCGGCTGACGCGGGCGGTCACCGGCACCGACCAGACCGGCGCGCCCATCGACCTGCGCGTGATCGAGGAACGGCCCCTGACGATCTATCTCAACGGCCAGGAAATCGTCACCGCCATGACAATCGGGGATTATCCGCGCTATCTGGCGCTGGGGTTCCTGCGCAACCAGGGCATGCTGCGCGCCGATGATACCGTGACCGGCATCGATTATGACGAAGAGCTGGAAACCGTGGTCGTGCGCACGGCGTCAAAAACCACCTTCGAGGACAAGCTGCGCAAGAAAACCCGCACCAGCGGCTGCGCGGTTGGCACGGTCTTTGGCGATATGATGGAAGGGCTGGCAGGCGTCACCCTGCCCGACATGCCGCTGCGGACCTCCGATCTTTACGCGCTGGCGGCAACGATCAACCGGACCCCCTCGCTCTATCTTTCGGCAGGGGCGATCCATGGCACGGTGCTGTGCCAGGGCGCGCGCCCGCTGGTCTATATGGAAGATGTGGGGCGCCATAATGCGGTGGACAAGATCGCCGGCTGGATGCACCACCACAAGGTCGAGGCCGGTGACAAATTGCTTTACACGACAGGGCGGCTGACCTCGGAAATGGTGATCAAGACGGCCCTGATGGGGATACCCGCGCTGGCCTCGCGGTCGGGTTTCACCGCTTGGGGCGTGGAAATCGCACGCGAAATCGGGCTGACCCTGATCGGGCGGATGAAAGGGCAGCGGTTTGTCTGCCTCGCCGGTGAAGACCGCCTGATCCGCGATGCCGATCCGGCCGCGATCCCGGACGAACCGGCGCGCGCCGGGCGAAAGGCCGCCACATGA
- the mobA gene encoding molybdenum cofactor guanylyltransferase MobA — MNAPLGVILAGGLATRMGGGDKGLLPLGDSTILGHVIDRLAPQVAGLALNANGDPARFAAVGLPVIADSIADFAGPLSGVLAGLDWAADQGASHIVTAAADTPFLPCDLVPRLQLAGGNQGLALAASPGGRQPTFGLWPVALREDLRAALLGGLRKVVLWTNDHGAGTAEFPDDIAFFNVNTPDDLARAQGML; from the coding sequence GTGAACGCGCCGCTTGGGGTGATCCTCGCGGGCGGGCTTGCGACGCGGATGGGGGGCGGCGACAAAGGGCTGTTGCCCTTGGGCGACAGCACGATCCTGGGGCATGTGATTGACCGGTTGGCGCCGCAGGTGGCGGGGCTGGCGCTCAATGCCAACGGCGATCCCGCGCGCTTTGCCGCGGTCGGCCTGCCGGTGATCGCAGACAGTATCGCGGATTTCGCAGGGCCTTTGTCGGGGGTGCTGGCGGGGCTGGACTGGGCGGCGGACCAAGGGGCCAGCCATATCGTGACCGCCGCCGCCGACACGCCGTTTCTGCCCTGCGATCTGGTACCGCGCCTGCAACTGGCGGGGGGCAATCAGGGGCTGGCGCTGGCGGCAAGCCCGGGGGGCCGACAGCCGACCTTTGGTCTGTGGCCGGTCGCCCTGCGCGAGGATCTGCGCGCAGCGTTGCTGGGCGGATTGCGCAAGGTCGTGCTTTGGACCAATGACCATGGCGCAGGCACGGCGGAATTCCCCGATGACATCGCCTTTTTCAACGTCAACACGCCGGATGATCTGGCCCGCGCGCAGGGAATGCTATGA
- the mobB gene encoding molybdopterin-guanine dinucleotide biosynthesis protein B, with translation MKIYGIVGYKNAGKTGLMERLVTEITGRGISVSTLKHAHHTFDVDHPGKDSYRHRQAGAQQVLLASGTRWALMSELRGAAEPPLADLLQLLSPVDLVLVEGYKRDAHPKVEAFRAVTGNPLIAPGDPTVRAVASDTGLTLDRPVFDLDDTAAIADFILAEVGL, from the coding sequence ATGAAAATATATGGCATCGTCGGCTATAAAAACGCGGGCAAGACCGGGCTGATGGAACGGCTCGTGACAGAGATCACAGGCCGCGGGATCAGCGTGTCGACCCTCAAACACGCGCATCATACGTTCGACGTGGATCACCCCGGCAAGGATTCCTATCGCCACCGGCAGGCGGGGGCGCAGCAGGTGCTGCTTGCCTCTGGCACGCGCTGGGCGCTGATGAGCGAATTGCGCGGCGCGGCGGAACCGCCGCTGGCCGATCTGTTGCAGCTGTTGTCACCGGTCGATCTGGTGCTGGTCGAGGGCTATAAACGCGACGCCCATCCCAAGGTCGAAGCCTTTCGCGCCGTGACGGGCAATCCGCTGATCGCGCCGGGCGATCCGACCGTGCGCGCGGTGGCCAGTGACACGGGCCTGACATTGGACCGGCCGGTCTTTGATCTCGATGACACGGCCGCCATCGCCGATTTCATCCTCGCCGAGGTCGGATTGTAA
- the glp gene encoding gephyrin-like molybdotransferase Glp produces MWDTVLIVDWSGGNDRGASPKKDAIWTGVARAGQAEDPVYHRNRQLAEAWIIQFLTDEHAAGRRVLAGFDFAFGYPAGFGRVLTGSDDPFAIWDWFAAHVQDSPKANNRFDLAGQINARFPGIGPFWGNGLARDIPDLPRKGLARHGHGIAEKRAAEQQAKGAFAVWQLSGAGAVGSQVIMGLPVLARLRQRFGADLAVWPFEPLTPPIALVEVWPSLIAKTIAATCPPGAIKDAHQVRVLAQAISALAPEDLARMLDAPGGTAEGAILGLGHVALLEQAARAPVLRNDCFALPQGVHWTPVDQALAHLRQHLPPVAGVQPQPLAAAAGQYLAQDVTALRAHPPSPNAAVDGYGFAGPAGTGAQRLTLVQGRSAAGQPYDGTIRAGQAIRILTGADLPDGVDTVVMQEDVQATDTAITFQGPLKRGANARAAGEDMAAGQIIARQGRRLTPADLGMCAAAGIGQLLVYRPLRVGILSTGDELRDPGSTIAQGQIFDANRPMLAALVHQWGHQAVDLGRAPDNRSILRGMLDQAAATCDVILTSGGASAGDEDHMSALLAGTGSLALWRVAMKPGRPLAMGLWGGRPVLGLPGNPVAAMVCALVFAHPALALMAGGDWPEPQGFTLPAAFAKTKKAGRREYLRARIRDGKAEVFASEGSGRVSGLAWAEGLVMLPDAAMTITPGDPVTYLPFGSFR; encoded by the coding sequence ATGTGGGACACCGTGCTGATCGTCGATTGGTCAGGTGGCAACGACCGCGGCGCCAGCCCCAAGAAAGACGCGATCTGGACGGGTGTGGCCCGCGCAGGCCAGGCAGAGGACCCGGTCTATCACCGCAACCGCCAGCTGGCCGAGGCCTGGATCATCCAGTTTCTGACCGATGAACATGCCGCCGGACGCCGCGTGCTGGCCGGGTTCGATTTCGCCTTTGGCTATCCGGCAGGCTTCGGCCGGGTGCTGACCGGATCGGACGATCCTTTTGCGATCTGGGACTGGTTCGCCGCCCATGTGCAGGACAGCCCCAAGGCCAATAACCGTTTCGATCTGGCGGGGCAGATCAACGCGCGTTTCCCCGGGATCGGCCCGTTCTGGGGCAATGGGCTGGCGCGTGACATTCCCGACCTGCCCCGCAAGGGGCTGGCGCGGCATGGGCATGGGATCGCCGAAAAACGCGCGGCCGAACAGCAGGCGAAAGGGGCCTTTGCGGTCTGGCAGCTGTCTGGTGCGGGGGCTGTCGGCAGTCAGGTCATCATGGGGCTGCCAGTTCTGGCGCGGCTGCGGCAGCGCTTTGGTGCAGATCTGGCGGTCTGGCCGTTTGAGCCGCTGACCCCGCCGATCGCCTTGGTCGAGGTCTGGCCCTCGCTGATTGCCAAGACCATCGCCGCCACCTGCCCGCCAGGGGCGATCAAGGATGCGCATCAGGTCCGGGTTCTGGCACAGGCGATCTCGGCACTGGCGCCCGAAGATCTGGCACGCATGCTCGATGCGCCGGGTGGCACTGCCGAAGGCGCGATCCTGGGGCTGGGCCATGTGGCGCTGCTGGAACAGGCGGCCCGCGCGCCGGTCTTGCGCAATGATTGCTTTGCGCTGCCCCAAGGCGTGCATTGGACCCCGGTGGATCAGGCCTTGGCGCATCTGCGTCAGCATTTGCCACCCGTTGCTGGGGTGCAACCCCAGCCCCTTGCTGCCGCAGCAGGACAATATCTGGCACAGGATGTCACAGCCTTGCGCGCCCATCCCCCCAGCCCCAATGCGGCGGTTGATGGCTATGGCTTTGCCGGACCGGCAGGCACCGGCGCACAACGGCTGACGCTGGTCCAGGGGCGGTCCGCCGCGGGGCAACCTTATGACGGCACTATCCGCGCAGGACAGGCGATCCGCATCCTGACGGGCGCGGATTTGCCAGATGGCGTCGATACCGTGGTGATGCAAGAAGACGTGCAGGCAACCGATACGGCCATCACCTTTCAAGGCCCGCTCAAACGCGGGGCCAATGCGCGGGCCGCAGGCGAGGATATGGCCGCAGGCCAGATCATCGCGCGGCAGGGGCGCAGGCTGACCCCTGCGGATCTGGGCATGTGCGCCGCGGCAGGGATCGGCCAGCTGCTGGTCTATCGGCCTTTGCGGGTTGGCATCCTGTCCACCGGTGACGAATTGCGCGACCCGGGCAGCACGATTGCCCAAGGGCAGATTTTCGACGCCAACCGCCCGATGCTGGCCGCACTGGTGCACCAATGGGGGCATCAGGCGGTCGATCTGGGGCGCGCGCCTGATAACCGCAGCATCCTGCGTGGCATGCTGGATCAAGCAGCCGCGACCTGCGATGTGATCCTGACCTCGGGCGGGGCCTCGGCCGGGGACGAAGATCATATGTCCGCCTTGCTGGCCGGCACCGGCTCGCTGGCCTTGTGGCGGGTGGCGATGAAACCGGGGCGACCGCTTGCCATGGGTCTCTGGGGCGGCAGGCCGGTGCTGGGCCTGCCCGGCAATCCGGTCGCGGCGATGGTCTGCGCGCTGGTCTTTGCGCATCCGGCATTGGCGCTGATGGCAGGTGGCGACTGGCCGGAACCGCAAGGTTTTACCCTGCCCGCCGCCTTTGCCAAAACCAAAAAGGCCGGGCGGCGCGAATATCTGCGCGCCCGGATCAGGGATGGCAAAGCCGAGGTTTTCGCCTCGGAAGGATCGGGGCGGGTCAGCGGGCTGGCCTGGGCCGAAGGGCTGGTCATGCTGCCCGATGCGGCGATGACGATCACCCCCGGCGATCCGGTCACCTATCTGCCCTTTGGCAGTTTCAGATGA
- a CDS encoding GNAT family N-acetyltransferase: protein MNITIGIPDTHRADVAALYWEAFGAKLGLVMGPKHRALLFIGQVLRADHGICAHDAQGRLLGVAGFKTPQGALVSGSFTDLRRVYGWAGAVLRSGLLAALERDTDNDRFLMDGIFVAPAYRGRGVGSALLDAITAEAKTRGYRQVRLDVIDTNPRARALYRQRGFVETQTHQMGLWRHVFGFNAVTTMVRDI, encoded by the coding sequence ATGAATATCACCATCGGCATCCCCGATACGCACCGGGCCGACGTCGCTGCGCTATATTGGGAAGCTTTTGGCGCAAAGCTGGGTTTGGTCATGGGGCCGAAACACCGCGCGCTTTTGTTCATCGGCCAGGTCCTGCGCGCCGATCACGGCATTTGCGCGCATGACGCGCAGGGCCGCCTGTTGGGGGTGGCGGGGTTCAAAACGCCGCAAGGCGCGCTGGTCAGCGGCAGTTTCACCGATCTGCGGCGGGTCTATGGCTGGGCCGGGGCCGTGCTGCGCAGCGGTCTTTTGGCGGCGCTGGAACGCGACACCGATAATGACCGTTTCCTGATGGACGGGATCTTTGTCGCCCCGGCATATCGCGGGCGCGGTGTGGGCAGCGCCCTGCTGGACGCAATCACCGCCGAGGCCAAGACGCGCGGTTACCGGCAGGTCCGGCTAGACGTGATCGACACGAACCCACGGGCGCGCGCGCTTTACCGGCAGCGCGGCTTTGTCGAGACGCAGACCCATCAGATGGGGCTGTGGCGGCATGTCTTTGGGTTCAATGCCGTCACAACCATGGTCCGCGATATCTAG
- the mbfA gene encoding iron exporter MbfA, with amino-acid sequence MILGFADRRRFNDLSEQEILALAISSEEDDARIYRAYAEKLRPAYPASAAVFDGMALEEDAHRRRLIDLHVARFGDVIPLIRREHVAGFYARRPTWLVENLGLARIRDEAARMEHDAQRFYEIAASHARDAATRKLLGDLAAAEAGHADKAANLAATHLDGDVKSTEESAAYRQFVLTWVQPGLAGLMDGSVSTLAPIFAVAFATQDTWTTFLVGLAASVGAGISMGFTEAASDDGKISGRGSPYKRGLAAGVMTTIGGLGHALPYLITDFWTATTVALIVVVVELWAIAWIQNKYMQTPWGRAVFQVVLGGALVFAAGALIGSG; translated from the coding sequence ATGATTCTCGGATTCGCCGACCGCCGCCGTTTCAACGACCTGTCGGAACAGGAAATTCTTGCCCTGGCGATTTCATCCGAAGAGGATGATGCCCGCATCTATCGTGCCTATGCCGAAAAACTGCGCCCGGCCTATCCCGCCTCTGCCGCCGTTTTCGATGGTATGGCGCTTGAAGAGGACGCGCATCGCCGCCGCCTGATCGACCTGCATGTCGCGCGGTTCGGTGATGTCATCCCGCTGATCCGGCGCGAACATGTGGCCGGGTTCTATGCACGTCGCCCGACATGGCTGGTTGAAAACCTGGGCCTTGCGCGGATCCGCGACGAGGCGGCGCGGATGGAACATGATGCGCAGCGTTTCTATGAAATCGCCGCCAGTCATGCGCGCGATGCCGCGACCCGCAAATTGCTGGGCGATCTGGCCGCAGCCGAGGCCGGGCATGCCGACAAGGCCGCGAATTTGGCGGCGACGCATCTGGATGGTGATGTCAAATCAACCGAGGAATCCGCCGCCTATCGCCAATTCGTGCTGACCTGGGTGCAGCCGGGTCTGGCGGGGTTGATGGATGGGTCGGTGTCCACACTGGCCCCGATTTTCGCGGTGGCTTTTGCAACGCAGGACACATGGACCACGTTTCTGGTCGGGCTGGCGGCCTCGGTGGGGGCGGGCATCTCGATGGGTTTCACCGAGGCTGCGTCGGATGACGGCAAGATTTCGGGCCGTGGTTCGCCCTATAAACGCGGGCTGGCGGCAGGGGTGATGACCACGATCGGCGGTCTGGGCCATGCGCTGCCCTATCTGATCACCGATTTCTGGACCGCCACGACCGTGGCACTGATCGTTGTGGTCGTCGAATTATGGGCGATTGCCTGGATACAGAACAAATATATGCAGACGCCATGGGGGCGGGCGGTGTTTCAGGTGGTTCTGGGCGGGGCCTTGGTCTTTGCCGCTGGGGCGCTGATCGGGTCGGGCTAG
- a CDS encoding TetR/AcrR family transcriptional regulator produces MPDGATEPKKGRKLDQVLEGARQVFMSDGYEGASVDDIARAAGVSKATLYSYFPDKKLLFMQVAKMACHRQARHVIETVDFNAPAAVVLRNIATEMVDFITSEFGTRVFRICVAESSRFPELAREFYESAPMLLRARVVDFLHIAMERGELQIDDVVLAADQFHELCKADLFLRMVFSMSDNFTRAERDRVINGAVEMFMARYGVKA; encoded by the coding sequence ATGCCAGATGGTGCAACAGAGCCGAAAAAGGGCCGCAAACTCGATCAGGTTCTGGAAGGTGCGCGTCAGGTGTTCATGTCCGACGGATATGAAGGCGCGTCAGTGGATGATATCGCGCGCGCTGCGGGCGTGTCCAAGGCGACGCTTTACAGCTATTTCCCGGATAAGAAATTGCTATTCATGCAGGTTGCGAAAATGGCCTGCCACCGTCAGGCCCGCCACGTTATCGAAACCGTTGATTTCAACGCCCCCGCGGCAGTCGTGCTGCGCAATATCGCAACCGAAATGGTCGATTTCATCACCTCTGAATTCGGCACCCGGGTCTTTCGTATCTGCGTCGCGGAAAGCAGCCGCTTCCCCGAGCTGGCACGCGAATTCTACGAATCTGCCCCGATGCTGCTGCGCGCGCGCGTCGTCGACTTTTTGCACATCGCGATGGAGCGTGGCGAATTGCAGATCGATGATGTCGTTCTGGCCGCCGACCAATTCCATGAATTATGCAAGGCGGATCTGTTCCTGCGCATGGTGTTCAGCATGTCCGACAATTTTACCCGCGCCGAACGGGACCGGGTCATCAATGGCGCGGTCGAGATGTTCATGGCCCGTTACGGCGTGAAAGCCTAA
- a CDS encoding NYN domain-containing protein, with amino-acid sequence MAKDRMLLAVLIDADNIPAKYAGPILREVTTYGEPALRRVYGDWSSPALGGWKKEVVELGLVANQETANTRGKNASDIGLVIDAMDILHSGRFDGFVLVSSDSDFTALANRLRENGVVVIGIGEGKAPVSLRNVCNRFILIENLVDQDKDQPVAAKGETTKPAPASTPTRKPPSAAIPMVIKAMDSIDAEGEWYSLGQLGQYITRAAPDFDPRTYGSAKLSDLLVKSGRFEVRKGQGNHLEARRLD; translated from the coding sequence ATGGCCAAGGATCGTATGTTGCTGGCCGTGTTGATCGACGCGGATAATATCCCTGCCAAATACGCAGGCCCCATCCTGCGCGAGGTCACCACCTATGGCGAACCGGCCCTGCGCCGGGTTTACGGTGACTGGTCCAGCCCCGCCTTGGGCGGCTGGAAGAAAGAGGTCGTAGAGCTGGGCCTTGTCGCCAATCAGGAAACCGCCAATACCCGTGGCAAGAATGCCAGCGACATCGGCCTGGTCATCGATGCGATGGATATTCTGCACTCGGGCCGATTTGACGGCTTCGTGCTGGTCAGTTCCGACAGCGATTTCACAGCCCTGGCCAACCGGCTGCGCGAAAACGGTGTCGTCGTGATCGGGATCGGTGAAGGCAAGGCGCCCGTCAGCCTGCGCAATGTCTGCAACCGGTTCATCTTGATCGAAAACCTTGTGGATCAGGACAAGGATCAGCCGGTCGCCGCCAAAGGCGAGACGACAAAGCCCGCCCCTGCAAGCACGCCGACACGCAAACCGCCCTCGGCCGCGATCCCGATGGTGATCAAGGCGATGGATAGTATCGACGCCGAAGGGGAATGGTATTCGCTGGGCCAGCTGGGCCAATATATCACCCGCGCCGCCCCCGATTTCGACCCGCGCACCTATGGCAGCGCGAAACTATCCGATCTTCTGGTCAAATCGGGCCGGTTCGAGGTGCGCAAAGGCCAGGGCAACCACCTCGAGGCGCGCAGGCTGGATTAG
- a CDS encoding S-(hydroxymethyl)glutathione dehydrogenase/class III alcohol dehydrogenase, which produces MRTRAAVAMAAGAPLQVMEVNLEGPRAGEVLVEIKATGICHTDEFTRSGADPEGLFPAILGHEGAGVVIEVGEGVTSLQPGDHVIPLYTPECRECEYCLNPKTNLCQSIRTTQGQGLMPDGTSRFSMLDGTPILHYMGCSTFANHTVLPEIALAKVRKDAPFDKICYIGCGVTTGIGAVINTAKVEIGSRAIVFGLGGIGLNVLQGLRLAGADQIVGVDLNDSKVEMATRFGMTDFVNPSKVTGDLVAHLVALTKGGADYTFDATGNVGVMRTALEAAHKGWGESIIIGVAPAGAEISTRPFQLVTGRSWRGTAFGGARGRTDVPKIVDWYMQGKIEIDPMITHRLKLEDINKGFDLMHAGESIRAVVEF; this is translated from the coding sequence ATGCGCACAAGAGCAGCAGTGGCAATGGCGGCTGGCGCGCCTTTGCAGGTCATGGAAGTCAATCTCGAAGGCCCGCGCGCGGGCGAGGTTCTGGTCGAGATCAAGGCAACGGGCATTTGCCATACGGATGAATTCACCCGTTCGGGCGCCGACCCCGAGGGCCTGTTTCCCGCCATTCTTGGCCATGAAGGTGCAGGCGTCGTGATCGAGGTCGGCGAAGGGGTCACATCCTTGCAGCCCGGCGATCACGTCATCCCGCTTTACACGCCCGAATGCCGCGAATGCGAATATTGCCTGAACCCGAAAACCAACCTGTGCCAGTCGATTCGCACGACCCAGGGCCAAGGCCTCATGCCCGACGGCACCAGCCGGTTTTCGATGCTCGATGGCACGCCGATCCTGCATTACATGGGCTGTTCGACCTTTGCCAATCACACGGTCCTGCCGGAAATCGCGCTGGCCAAGGTGCGCAAGGATGCGCCATTCGACAAGATCTGTTACATCGGCTGCGGTGTCACCACTGGCATCGGTGCGGTCATCAACACCGCCAAGGTCGAAATCGGCAGCCGTGCCATCGTCTTTGGTTTGGGCGGGATCGGGCTGAACGTGCTTCAGGGTCTGCGTCTGGCGGGCGCTGACCAGATCGTCGGTGTCGACCTGAACGACAGCAAGGTCGAGATGGCCACCCGTTTCGGCATGACCGATTTCGTGAACCCGTCGAAAGTGACGGGCGATCTGGTCGCGCATCTGGTGGCGCTGACCAAGGGCGGGGCCGATTACACATTCGACGCCACCGGCAATGTCGGCGTGATGCGCACCGCATTGGAAGCCGCGCATAAAGGCTGGGGCGAAAGCATCATCATCGGCGTGGCACCTGCAGGGGCCGAAATCTCGACCCGGCCGTTTCAGCTGGTGACCGGGCGCAGCTGGCGTGGCACGGCCTTTGGCGGCGCGCGCGGGCGCACGGATGTGCCCAAGATCGTGGATTGGTATATGCAGGGCAAGATCGAGATCGACCCGATGATCACCCATAGGCTGAAGCTTGAGGACATCAACAAGGGCTTTGATCTGATGCATGCGGGCGAAAGCATCCGCGCGGTTGTCGAATTTTAA
- a CDS encoding I78 family peptidase inhibitor, whose product MRHLIPLLFLAACASTQDPPRGPSLPDTCGAGDYSYLVGQPARALERVLIMEELRIIRPQTMVTMDYRAGRINFKISDQDIITDVTCG is encoded by the coding sequence ATGCGCCATCTGATCCCCTTGCTGTTTCTTGCCGCCTGCGCCAGCACGCAGGACCCGCCCCGCGGCCCGTCGCTGCCCGATACCTGCGGCGCGGGTGATTACAGCTATCTTGTCGGACAGCCCGCCCGCGCGCTGGAACGGGTGCTGATCATGGAAGAATTGCGCATCATCCGCCCCCAAACCATGGTGACGATGGATTACCGCGCGGGCCGGATCAATTTCAAGATCAGCGATCAAGATATCATCACGGATGTCACCTGCGGCTAG
- a CDS encoding DUF2794 domain-containing protein encodes MTIQTPTPFDAPAQVAFHRTELALILGLYGRMVAAGEWRDYGISNLRDMAVFSIFRRTAENPLYRIEKHPRLRLRQGQYAVVGMDGQVLKRGNDLRSVLQVLERKLIRLVTK; translated from the coding sequence ATGACCATCCAGACCCCTACCCCGTTCGACGCGCCCGCACAGGTCGCTTTTCACCGCACCGAACTGGCGCTGATTCTCGGGCTTTATGGACGGATGGTCGCGGCGGGCGAATGGCGCGACTATGGCATTTCCAATCTGCGCGACATGGCGGTCTTTTCGATCTTCCGGCGCACGGCGGAAAATCCGCTGTACCGGATCGAGAAACATCCCCGCCTGCGGCTGCGCCAGGGGCAATATGCCGTGGTCGGCATGGATGGGCAGGTGCTGAAACGCGGCAATGACCTGCGGTCCGTGCTGCAGGTGCTGGAACGCAAGCTGATCCGGCTGGTCACGAAATAA
- the hemP gene encoding hemin uptake protein HemP has product MTIHSLPKSATPATRALPAHEASRLTEGGDQAHIVLNDQTYTLRITRAGKLILTK; this is encoded by the coding sequence ATGACAATTCACTCTCTTCCCAAGTCGGCGACACCGGCAACCCGCGCGCTTCCGGCCCATGAGGCATCCCGTTTGACCGAAGGCGGGGACCAGGCCCATATCGTGCTGAACGATCAGACCTACACTTTGCGGATCACCCGTGCCGGCAAGCTGATCTTGACGAAATGA